The following proteins are co-located in the Triticum aestivum cultivar Chinese Spring chromosome 1A, IWGSC CS RefSeq v2.1, whole genome shotgun sequence genome:
- the LOC123185098 gene encoding wall-associated receptor kinase 3, whose translation MTSTPSQSRLSPLLTLRLLLLLAAAATQRLILQGGAGAEEQEQQRRPITLEGCQAMCGNISIPFPFGIKPGCFVKGFQVTCNDSFDPPRVFLFYNRTAVTYCYNEMGEGAYSASMLEPTLKRRWEAPVELMDISIAKSEARAYGLVRSDCSTNALDHLLKLQVTWLREPFYLSEKRNVLISVGFGVEARMGSGLLGSTSYDTTCYSTVGPTCEVAFSKGSILTSFGVTFEPENNTFWENSPCSYGMVVESSWYNFSEEDRRGYEVLSNKYSRGVPVVLDFAFRDGSCPYADCSVRPGYRCVNGNSSCVNATSAEGYFCKCWEHYDGNPYIPNGCQDINECELREQNTDLRDLYPCDGICKNRLGGYDCRCKPGMKGDAIKGTCTEKFPLAAKVVVGLAAMIVVSVLMVMVHQLLKFKRFYEQNGGPVLKGVKNIRIYTRKQMKQMTNNYKRVVGEGHFGKVYLGTLKDKQKVAIKKSIEVDKHMKKEFTDEVIIQSAMRHKNIVMLLGCCLEVDVPMLVYEFVARGSLYDVLFKCRDKILVGTRLRIAVGSAEGLTYMHSAGESTIRHGDAKSANILLDEKFSPKVSDFGTSKLLARGKAEMTEHVIGDMSYIDPVYMEQGIVTQKSDVYGFGVVLIELITRRPATYDAERSYVANFVEACLAKRARNFIDNDVTSEADINLLEMVSRVAVDCLKPNPEERQDMKHVEHRLLEIVAQSEDHSQERDYKGDFSPAPDDVALLKGLGE comes from the exons ATGACGTCGACCCCCTCGCAATCCCGGCTGAGTCCATTGCTAACTCTAAGACTACTACTTCTCCTTGCAGCAGCAGCAACCCAGCGGTTGATCCTGCAGGGCGGTGCTGGTGCTGAAGAGCAGGAGCAGCAGCGTCGACCCATCACGCTTGAGGGTTGCCAGGCCATGTGTGGCAACATCAGCATCCCCTTCCCGTTCGGCATAAAGCCTGGATGCTTCGTCAAGGGCTTCCAGGTCACCTGCAACGACTCATTCGACCCACCTCGCGTCTTCCTCTTCTACAACAGGACGGCAGTAACATACTGCTACAACGAGATGGGCGAGGGCGCGTACTCGGCGAGCATGTTGGAACCGACGCTGAAGAGGAGGTGGGAAGCACCGGTGGAACTCATGGACATATCGATTGCCAAGAGCGAGGCACGGGCGTACGGACTAGTGAGATCCGACTGCAGCACGAATGCGCTCGACCACCTGCTGAAGCTTCAGGTTACGTGGCTGCGTGAGCCATTCTACCTGTCGGAGAAGCGCAACGTTCTCATCAGTGTCGGCTTCGGTGTCGAAGCTAGGATGGGCAGCGGCTTACTGGGCTCGACGAGCTACGATACGACATGCTATTCAACAGTCGG CCCTACCTGCGAGGTCGCCTTTTCAAAAGGAAGCATCCTCACCTCGTTTGGTGTGACATTCGAACCAGAGAATAACACTTTTTGGGAAAATTCTCCCTGCTCCTACGGCATGGTGGTGGAGAGCTCGTGGTACAACTTCTCTGAGGAGGACAGGCGCGGCTACGAGGTGCTATCCAACAAGTACTCGAGGGGTGTCCCCGTGGTGCTCGATTTCGCCTTTAGGGATGGTTCATGTCCGTATGCGGACTGCTCTGTCCGTCCAGGCTACAGGTGCGTCAACGGCAACAGCTCCTGTGTCAATGCAACCAGTGCCGAAGGCTATTTCTGCAAGTGCTGGGAACATTACGATGGCAACCCTTACATTCCTAATGGATGCCAAG ACATCAACGAGTGCGAGCTCCGGGAACAAAATACCGATCTCCGTGATTTGTATCCTTGTGATGGGATCTGTAAGAACAGGCTGGGAGGCTATGACTGTAGATGCAAACCCGGAATGAAAGGGGACGCCATAAAAGGAACATGTACGGAGAAATTCCCCCTAGCAGCAAAGGTGGTTGTGG GCCTTGCTGCTATGATTGTTGTCTCTGTCCTCATGGTTATGGTCCATCAACTCCTAAAATTCAAAAGGTTCTATGAACAAAATGGTGGTCCGGTACTAAAAGGTGTAAAGAACATAAGGATCTATACAAGGAAACAAATGAAACAAATGACAAATAACTACAAGCGTGTAGTTGGAGAGGGTCATTTTGGCAAGGTATATCTGGGGACTCTGAAAGACAAACAAAAGGTGGCTATAAAGAAGTCCATCGAGGTTGACAAGCACATGAAGAAGGAGTTCACTGATGAGGTTATAATCCAGTCTGCGATGAGACACAAGAACATTGTCATGCTCCTAGGCTGCTGCTTAGAGGTGGATGTTCCCATGTTGGTGTACGAGTTCGTAGCGAGAGGGAGTCTGTATGATGTCCTCTTCAAGTGCAGAGATAAGATTCTAGTGGGCACACGACTGAGGATTGCTGTCGGGTCAGCCGAAGGCTTGACATACATGCATTCAGCAGGGGAGAGCACAATCCGTCATGGTGATGCTAAATCTGCCAATATCCTTCTCGACGAAAAGTTCAGCCCAAAAGTTTCAGACTTTGGGACATCAAAGCTACTCGCGAGAGGAAAAGCCGAGATGACAGAACATGTCATTGGGGACATGAGCTACATTGATCCGGTATATATGGAGCAAGGGATCGTTACACAGAAGAGCGATGTCTACGGCTTCGGAGTTGTCCTCATAGAACTTATCACAAGGAGGCCTGCAACATATGATGCTGAGAGGAGCTATGTTGCAAATTTTGTTGAAGCTTGTCTAGCAAAAAGAGCAAGAAACTTTATTGATAACGATGTTACAAGTGAGGCGGATATCAATCTCTTGGAAATGGTTAGCAGGGTCGCCGTGGATTGTCTAAAGCCCAATCCAGAAGAACGACAAGATATGAAACATGTAGAGCACCGCCTCCTTGAGATTGTTGCACAGTCTGAAGATCATAGTCAGGAGAGGGACTACAAGGGAGATTTTAGTCCGGCACCAGATGATGTTGCTTTGCTTAAAGGCTTGGGAGAATAA